One Salmo salar chromosome ssa01, Ssal_v3.1, whole genome shotgun sequence DNA window includes the following coding sequences:
- the LOC106564165 gene encoding protein FAM222A has product MLACLQRRQQNLSSQRLVCTPKILDAPPQQQPSTRKSELVSMNGPRYPSPAELDAFAQKTASSPLSIKIFPSNIRVPQHKQLNRTVNGLDTTCTQHYSPYSGGYQGLLGVVKASVSVVKGVLKNSEGKRTKHSPAQTAAAPYNLFCNNRHGQQKSYRIGSCKPHDGPNVSVPSNIIGAVSVIPTPVGQTLAPQSDLDVQSLLRQINRHTHSQALQHGGGAQPSPSLQAVAAVACSDSGFTLGIAPQSSLAYSGAVLPTQSADMAKAGYLDRVDYSTWQHKQHQQHYQQGALRIYNNARMGSGGGAVVSRSPETCLPLACSAQLSYRPHPLSAGTNGAGAGIGQDRVSSSPLNCAAMHGEFSVGQYFAPPWNSVLVTPDSDCYNPQELVPGSSIVRPRDMGLSHPHPNHHPNRQLHPHPHPQAYATDQSLGLCFGLPSTSLCHASVLSSSLQSLECLISEIHPPCIKERMLGRGYEAVGMPQLLDHNLQHTHIQLPVFR; this is encoded by the coding sequence GTGAGCTGGTCTCCATGAATGGCCCCCGGTATCCATCCCCTGCAGAGCTGGATGCCTTTGCCCAGAAGACGGCCAGCAGCCCCCTGTCCATCAAGATCTTCCCATCCAACATTAGAGTGCCGCAGCACAAACAGCTGAACAGGACGGTCAACGGCCTGGACACCACATGCACCCAGCATTACAGTCCCTACTCAGGAGGCTACCAGGGCCTACTGGGTGTTGTAAAGGCCTCCGTCTCCGTGGTCAAAGGCGTGCTGAAAAACTCTGAGGGCAAGAGGACTAAACATTCCCCCGCCCAAACTGCAGCGGCACCATACAACCTTTTCTGTAACAACAGACACGGGCAGCAGAAGAGCTACCGCATAGGCTCCTGCAAGCCTCATGACGGGCCAAATGTGTCTGTACCCTCTAATATCATTGGGGCTGTGTCAGTCATTCCCACCCCGGTAGGGCAGACTCTGGCCCCTCAGTCGGACCTGGACGTCCAGAGCCTGCTGAGGCAGATAAACAGACACACCCACAGCCAGGCCCTGCAGCACGGGGGAGGGGCCCAGCCAAGCCCTTCCCTTCAGGCTGTGGCCGCTGTAGCCTGCTCAGACTCTGGCTTTACGCTGGGAATAGCACCCCAGAGCAGTCTGGCATATTCGGGGGCTGTGCTGCCCACCCAGAGTGCAGACATGGCCAAGGCTGGCTACCTGGACAGAGTGGATTATAGCACATGGCAGCACAAACAACATCAGCAGCACTATCAACAGGGGGCGCTAAGGATATACAACAATGCTCGGATGGGCAGCGGGGGAGGTGCCGTGGTCAGCCGCTCTCCAGAGACTTGTCTCCCTTTGGCCTGCTCGGCACAGCTCTCCTATAGGCCTCACCCCCTCAGTGCAGGCACTAACGGGGCAGGAGCAGGGATAGGGCAGGACCGGGTTAGCTCCTCCCCTCTGAACTGTGCTGCCATGCATGGGGAGTTCTCTGTGGGCCAGTACTTCGCCCCTCCCTGGAACAGTGTTCTGGTCACCCCGGACAGCGACTGTTACAACCCTCAGGAgctggtgcctggctcctctatcGTCCGGCCCAGAGACATGGGGCTCTCCCACCCTCATCCAAACCATCACCCCAACCGCCAGCTCCACCCCCACCCTCACCCCCAGGCCTATGCCACAGACCAAAGCCTGGGCCTCTGTTTTGGGCTGCCCAGCACCAGCCTGTGCCACGCCTCTGTTTTGAGCAGCAGCCTGCAGTCTCTGGAGTGCCTGATCAGTGAAATCCACCCACCCTGCATTAAGGAGCGCATGCTGGGACGGGGCTATGAGGCGGTGGGGATGCCCCAGCTACTGGACCACAACCTACAGCACACCCACATTCAGCTGCCTGTGTTCCGATAA